A section of the Polynucleobacter sp. AP-Sving-400A-A2 genome encodes:
- a CDS encoding iron ABC transporter permease gives MNRIVVPLALLLFLPLFGLAAPFLFPGRELLATGTLSHLWNFVLGGYIASTLVLIFGVGVGVFILGVGNAWIVASYDFPAKKIFEWALILPLAVPTYVMAYLFVDLLQFSGPIQSALRAALGVDALWFFPDPRSLTGAIWSFSFCLFPYVYLITRTAFLERSGRLIEVSETLGYSPLQGFVKLVLPMARPAIFAGMALALMEVLADFGAVSYFGVQTFATGVFKAWLSFGDRIAAVQLALGLLSFVLLIFFIEQSSRSKLRFASATRSKPIAKSLKGKKAFFAFAFCGATLLCGFLIPAFALLQLLFKQGLTIDVRYLDWLSNSLLVSILTALISVALAVFFAYSVRMNTRLSWVNRLLGFGYALPGAVLAIGILSFLEIFQLAWWMSASILVLVYAYLVRFLSSSLQSVEAGLARITPSMDASAALLGLSRMQILKRVHVPLLKRSLITAGLFVFVDVMKELPATLLLRPFNFDTLAVATYQLAADERLAELALPSLTIVLVGLFPVLLLSRVISKS, from the coding sequence ATGAATCGTATTGTGGTGCCACTTGCCCTGTTGTTATTTTTGCCCCTCTTTGGCCTGGCAGCACCTTTCCTATTCCCCGGGAGGGAGTTATTGGCCACCGGTACCCTCAGCCATTTATGGAACTTTGTACTGGGTGGCTATATTGCCTCGACCTTAGTGCTTATTTTTGGTGTCGGAGTGGGAGTCTTTATCCTCGGGGTGGGCAATGCTTGGATTGTTGCGAGCTATGATTTTCCTGCGAAGAAAATATTTGAGTGGGCTCTTATTTTGCCTTTGGCAGTGCCCACTTATGTCATGGCCTACCTCTTTGTTGATCTCTTGCAGTTTTCGGGTCCGATACAGAGTGCGCTGCGTGCTGCACTAGGAGTTGACGCACTCTGGTTCTTTCCTGATCCGAGATCGCTGACTGGGGCTATTTGGTCTTTTTCATTCTGCCTGTTTCCTTATGTTTATCTTATTACCCGTACAGCATTCTTAGAGCGTAGTGGTCGATTGATTGAGGTTTCAGAAACACTAGGCTACAGTCCACTTCAAGGATTTGTGAAATTGGTATTGCCTATGGCAAGGCCAGCCATTTTTGCGGGCATGGCGCTGGCGCTGATGGAGGTACTTGCTGATTTTGGTGCCGTCTCTTACTTTGGTGTGCAGACTTTTGCAACAGGCGTCTTTAAGGCTTGGCTCTCATTTGGAGACCGAATAGCTGCAGTGCAACTTGCCTTAGGGCTCTTAAGTTTTGTCTTGCTAATTTTCTTTATCGAGCAAAGTAGTCGCTCAAAATTACGTTTTGCCTCTGCAACTCGGAGTAAGCCAATCGCGAAGTCTCTTAAAGGCAAGAAAGCTTTTTTTGCATTTGCATTTTGTGGTGCTACGCTCTTGTGCGGATTTTTGATACCTGCATTTGCGCTCTTGCAATTACTCTTCAAACAAGGCCTCACGATCGATGTTCGATATCTAGATTGGCTAAGTAATTCTTTATTAGTTTCGATTCTGACTGCGCTTATCTCGGTAGCGTTAGCCGTATTCTTTGCTTACTCCGTACGCATGAATACACGCTTAAGTTGGGTTAATCGATTACTAGGTTTTGGTTATGCTTTACCCGGTGCGGTCTTAGCCATTGGCATCCTTTCTTTTCTGGAAATCTTTCAGCTTGCTTGGTGGATGTCTGCCAGCATATTAGTACTAGTCTATGCCTACCTAGTCCGCTTTCTTTCTTCTAGTTTGCAGAGTGTAGAGGCTGGTCTGGCGCGCATTACCCCATCTATGGATGCTTCAGCGGCACTACTGGGACTTTCTAGGATGCAAATTTTGAAGCGGGTTCATGTGCCCTTACTCAAGCGAAGCCTGATTACTGCGGGCCTCTTTGTCTTTGTGGATGTCATGAAGGAATTACCTGCAACGCTCTTATTGCGCCCATTTAACTTTGATACCTTGGCTGTCGCAACTTATCAGTTGGCTGCAGATGAGCGTCTTGCTGAACTGGCATTACCTTCCTTAACCATTGTTTTGGTTGGACTTTTTCCAGTATTGCTGCTGTCAAGGGTTATTTCCAAATCCTAA
- a CDS encoding extracellular solute-binding protein → MANSLIRKFLGSSSLLLSVFLALPLQAQDVKEARELNLYSARHYQTDEALYSDFTKKTGIKINRIEADDNALAERLKSEGTNSPADVILMVDAARLWRAQIDGFFRPIQSKYLESRIPANLRSQPEPEGSTWFGFSTRARLVVYNKAKVNPQDVDTYEKLAETMNKGKVCTRSGAHPYMLSLIGAMIERRGELATEEWAKGMVANMARPPRGGDTDQIKAVASGECGVALTNSYYLVRLLRSTKPEDQAIVSKIGFIWPNQQTTGAHINIAGGGVAKSAPHPQAAKQFLEYLASDSAQEYFANGNNEWPVVKSVKIENEGLKMLGPFKAENISIAAIGKNQIAAQRLLDRVGYK, encoded by the coding sequence ATGGCAAACTCACTTATAAGAAAATTCCTAGGTAGCTCTAGCTTGTTGTTGAGCGTATTTCTAGCCTTGCCTTTGCAGGCACAGGACGTAAAGGAAGCGAGAGAGCTTAATCTCTACTCAGCCCGTCACTATCAAACTGATGAGGCGCTCTACAGTGACTTCACAAAAAAGACAGGCATCAAGATCAACCGAATTGAGGCTGATGACAATGCCTTAGCAGAGAGATTAAAAAGCGAAGGCACCAATAGTCCAGCGGATGTGATTTTAATGGTGGATGCAGCTCGATTATGGCGCGCTCAAATTGATGGCTTCTTTAGGCCGATACAGTCAAAATATTTAGAGAGCCGTATCCCGGCGAACTTACGTTCTCAGCCCGAGCCAGAGGGATCAACTTGGTTTGGCTTTTCAACCAGAGCGCGTCTCGTGGTCTATAACAAAGCAAAAGTAAATCCACAAGACGTTGATACTTACGAGAAGTTAGCAGAGACTATGAATAAGGGTAAGGTATGTACCCGCTCAGGCGCCCATCCTTACATGCTGTCATTAATTGGTGCCATGATCGAACGTCGTGGCGAGCTTGCTACTGAGGAGTGGGCCAAGGGCATGGTGGCTAATATGGCTCGCCCTCCAAGAGGTGGCGATACCGATCAAATCAAGGCGGTAGCCTCAGGTGAATGCGGTGTAGCTTTAACAAATTCTTATTACCTGGTCAGGCTCTTACGATCAACCAAGCCAGAAGATCAGGCCATTGTTTCTAAGATTGGATTTATTTGGCCAAATCAGCAGACTACTGGTGCGCACATCAATATTGCGGGGGGTGGGGTTGCTAAAAGTGCGCCGCATCCACAGGCTGCAAAACAATTTCTTGAATACTTGGCAAGTGACTCTGCGCAAGAGTATTTTGCTAACGGTAATAACGAGTGGCCCGTAGTGAAGTCAGTCAAAATTGAAAATGAAGGCCTCAAAATGTTGGGCCCATTCAAGGCAGAAAATATCTCTATTGCGGCGATTGGAAAGAATCAAATTGCCGCACAAAGATTGCTAGACAGGGTGGGCTACAAGTAA
- a CDS encoding AsmA family protein has product MSKLVKIIISALGGVIILIAVGVWYAASTVDPVQLTKLLSSSVKTATGRDLKITGPVSLSFFPGISVSAEGLSLSNASWGSDSEMLTLKRIDLNIKTLPLLSKRIEIGSVKLTGLEVFLQKNGAGKANWDFSAEASGGSPAANNNSVSSPASDNLISMDSVSIADARIQYQNPSNAISSYQIGRLSLTDSGDKTVVSLSMKVQDQALELSGKTGSLSRLLKQWNVSSAQFPVDLNLTMNGKSMMMKGELSKNPKTPPMINLSLNSKAFDWPVLGVSPNHPPRAVSGDKSVLVVHQVQKPQPKYLFSNESIPFDLLPQAKGEIVINIGELNLPKRKPIENLQASLQLNGSVIDIPNLRFGMGKGSAGLQIKLSELDTSTPVLTAKGVTKDLTLENLLARLDPGSKVSGGSMKMAFDVKTSGSSFHQMASNSSGKIQLSINQARMGTNFLNDAGDFVVTLLDSMNPLRKKTTETVLECAVAYLPINNGQINIAKSVGIETDKLDAALAGYINLKTEAINLTIDPQEKSGLTTGLDLTGMVKMGGTLTNPKAGINQAGVVNSAVSIGLGFLTGGASILAENARSMTSKSHPCRDALHPWSDIYPGAE; this is encoded by the coding sequence ATGAGTAAATTAGTCAAAATCATCATTAGCGCCCTGGGTGGTGTAATCATTCTTATTGCAGTGGGAGTTTGGTACGCAGCCTCAACTGTAGACCCAGTGCAACTGACTAAACTACTCTCTTCCTCTGTAAAAACTGCTACTGGAAGAGATCTCAAAATCACCGGTCCAGTAAGCTTAAGTTTTTTTCCGGGGATTTCTGTTTCCGCAGAGGGTTTAAGTTTGAGTAACGCATCTTGGGGATCTGATTCTGAGATGCTGACGCTTAAGCGAATTGATTTAAATATTAAAACTCTACCGCTGCTGAGTAAGCGTATTGAGATTGGCAGCGTGAAGCTTACTGGTCTAGAAGTATTTCTTCAAAAAAATGGGGCTGGTAAGGCTAATTGGGATTTCAGTGCAGAGGCATCTGGGGGCTCCCCGGCAGCTAACAATAATTCAGTCAGCTCTCCTGCTAGTGATAATTTAATCTCTATGGATAGTGTTTCGATTGCAGATGCTCGCATTCAATATCAAAATCCTTCAAACGCCATATCAAGCTACCAAATTGGGCGTTTATCCTTGACAGATAGTGGTGATAAAACAGTCGTATCCCTCAGTATGAAGGTTCAAGATCAGGCTCTAGAGCTCAGCGGGAAAACAGGCTCACTTTCTAGATTACTCAAGCAGTGGAATGTTTCCTCGGCGCAATTTCCAGTTGACCTGAATCTCACTATGAATGGCAAGTCTATGATGATGAAAGGTGAGCTTAGTAAAAATCCCAAGACTCCACCCATGATCAATTTGAGCTTGAACTCAAAAGCATTTGACTGGCCCGTCCTGGGGGTGTCTCCTAATCATCCTCCGCGGGCTGTAAGTGGCGATAAGTCGGTATTAGTCGTGCATCAGGTTCAAAAGCCGCAGCCTAAGTACTTATTTAGCAATGAGAGCATTCCCTTTGATCTACTGCCGCAAGCCAAGGGAGAGATCGTGATTAATATTGGTGAATTGAATTTGCCAAAGCGTAAGCCCATTGAAAATCTTCAGGCCTCCTTGCAACTGAATGGCAGTGTGATTGATATTCCAAACCTGAGGTTTGGGATGGGTAAGGGAAGTGCTGGTCTACAGATCAAGCTCTCAGAGCTGGATACCTCAACTCCTGTTCTCACAGCTAAAGGAGTGACGAAGGATTTAACGCTTGAGAACTTGCTGGCTAGGCTTGACCCGGGATCCAAGGTGAGTGGAGGCAGTATGAAGATGGCATTTGATGTGAAAACATCTGGGAGTAGCTTCCACCAAATGGCATCAAATTCAAGTGGCAAGATTCAGTTGAGTATTAACCAGGCTCGTATGGGGACGAATTTTTTAAACGATGCTGGTGATTTTGTGGTGACCCTTTTGGATTCGATGAATCCATTACGTAAAAAAACAACTGAGACAGTTTTGGAATGTGCAGTTGCCTACTTACCAATTAATAATGGCCAGATCAATATAGCTAAGTCAGTTGGGATTGAAACGGATAAGTTGGATGCGGCCTTAGCTGGCTATATCAATCTGAAGACGGAGGCCATTAATCTCACTATTGATCCACAAGAGAAATCAGGGCTTACAACGGGCTTGGATTTAACTGGAATGGTCAAGATGGGCGGTACTCTGACAAATCCTAAGGCGGGCATTAATCAAGCTGGGGTGGTGAACAGCGCTGTCTCTATTGGACTTGGTTTTTTGACGGGCGGCGCAAGCATTTTGGCTGAGAATGCTAGATCAATGACCTCAAAGAGCCACCCATGCCGTGATGCGCTCCACCCCTGGTCTGATATTTACCCTGGGGCAGAGTAA
- a CDS encoding phage holin family protein — MGNLVPFFVQWGLTSLSLWVASHLFSGLRFADGGSLLIAALLLGFANAVVKPLLILFTLPLTVLTMGLFLLVVNALVLMLVSSVVSGFTISSFWTAFFASIFISLFSLFISGILF; from the coding sequence ATGGGTAACTTAGTACCGTTTTTCGTCCAGTGGGGCTTAACTTCGTTATCCCTCTGGGTTGCCAGCCATCTCTTTAGTGGCTTACGCTTTGCAGATGGCGGCTCACTCTTGATTGCCGCTCTACTGCTGGGATTTGCGAACGCGGTAGTGAAGCCTTTATTAATTCTCTTCACGCTGCCACTAACCGTCCTTACGATGGGATTATTTCTACTGGTAGTGAATGCATTGGTTCTCATGCTGGTGTCTTCAGTAGTGAGTGGCTTTACGATCTCCAGCTTCTGGACCGCATTCTTTGCCAGTATCTTTATTTCATTATTCAGCCTCTTTATCAGCGGAATACTGTTTTAA
- a CDS encoding helix-turn-helix transcriptional regulator: MTKISNLHKKWTKNPDYKEAYDESRMEFEIAKEVIEARMKSGLSQEELAALMSTSQSAIARLESGVSLPSLRTLTKLAAATNTHIEIHFKPIKNSKQKLAA; this comes from the coding sequence ATGACTAAGATCTCAAATTTACATAAAAAGTGGACTAAAAATCCAGATTACAAAGAAGCTTACGACGAATCTCGTATGGAATTTGAGATTGCGAAGGAAGTTATTGAGGCTCGTATGAAGAGTGGGCTATCGCAAGAGGAGCTGGCCGCACTGATGAGCACCTCCCAATCCGCAATTGCAAGACTTGAGAGTGGGGTTAGCCTCCCCTCCCTAAGAACCTTGACTAAATTAGCGGCGGCCACAAATACGCATATTGAAATCCACTTTAAGCCAATTAAAAATTCAAAGCAAAAATTAGCCGCTTAG
- a CDS encoding type II toxin-antitoxin system RelE/ParE family toxin, translated as MTTWTVHTLNTTVDDELEALPVDIRSKFVRVSGLLEQFGPQNVGMPHIGSLGDKFWEIRVSGQDGIARGIYIYSSGKKIIVLHVFIKKAQKTPPAALQMATRRAKQAKLI; from the coding sequence ATGACCACATGGACCGTACATACCCTTAACACCACAGTTGACGATGAGCTAGAGGCACTGCCAGTAGATATTAGAAGTAAGTTTGTCAGAGTCTCTGGATTACTTGAGCAGTTTGGCCCCCAAAATGTTGGAATGCCTCACATCGGGTCTTTGGGTGATAAATTCTGGGAAATACGAGTTTCTGGTCAGGATGGAATTGCAAGAGGAATTTATATCTACTCCAGTGGGAAAAAAATAATCGTTCTACATGTATTTATTAAGAAGGCTCAGAAAACTCCACCAGCAGCTTTGCAGATGGCGACAAGAAGAGCTAAACAGGCAAAGTTAATATGA
- a CDS encoding SlyX family protein, which translates to MTDDRITNLEIKLSFTEDLIDQLNQTIYKQQQQIEFLYRELKSIKEQASSGDSAGNNSPKDEIPPHY; encoded by the coding sequence ATGACCGATGATCGCATCACCAATCTTGAAATCAAGCTTAGCTTTACTGAAGATTTGATTGATCAACTCAATCAAACAATCTACAAGCAGCAGCAACAAATTGAATTTCTGTATCGTGAGCTTAAATCCATCAAGGAGCAGGCTAGTAGCGGGGATAGCGCAGGTAACAACAGTCCAAAAGATGAAATCCCTCCGCATTATTAA
- a CDS encoding LLM class flavin-dependent oxidoreductase, with protein MTNAVPYSILDISPIPEGFTAADALRNSLDVAQHAEALGYTRYWLAEHHNMTGNASSATAVLIGYIAGGTKTIRVGSGGVMLPNHAPLVIAEQFGTLASIYPGRIELGLGRAPGSDQMTARALRRDLLGSDDRFPQDVRELQHYFGPIQEGQLVKAIPGVDTEVPIWILGSSLYGAQLAAHFGLPYAFASHFAPEQLIDAMSTYRELFKPSDKLAKPYCAFLMNVVAADTDEEAAHLFTTLQQNVIRMRRNTRGQLPPPIENLDDFCESHEKMTATHALRCSAVGSLETVRKEMQYWLDQTGANEIIITGQIHDHQARLKSFEIAAEAAKGLRFSSVA; from the coding sequence ATGACAAATGCTGTCCCATACTCCATTCTAGATATATCTCCGATCCCCGAGGGATTTACTGCTGCAGATGCCTTGCGGAACTCATTGGATGTTGCCCAGCATGCGGAGGCTTTAGGCTATACCCGTTATTGGTTAGCCGAGCATCACAACATGACGGGCAATGCCAGCTCTGCCACCGCAGTTTTAATTGGCTATATTGCTGGCGGTACAAAAACTATTCGTGTTGGCTCAGGTGGCGTGATGTTGCCAAATCATGCCCCCTTGGTGATCGCAGAACAATTTGGCACTTTGGCATCTATTTACCCCGGTAGGATTGAACTGGGTTTAGGGCGTGCGCCAGGGTCAGATCAAATGACAGCCAGAGCCTTAAGACGCGATTTACTTGGAAGTGATGACCGCTTTCCGCAGGATGTACGCGAGCTACAGCATTATTTTGGCCCTATTCAGGAGGGGCAGCTTGTGAAAGCTATTCCGGGTGTGGATACTGAGGTACCGATTTGGATATTAGGATCTAGCTTATATGGCGCTCAACTAGCGGCTCACTTCGGTTTGCCTTACGCGTTTGCCTCGCATTTTGCACCTGAGCAATTAATAGATGCGATGTCTACCTATCGTGAACTGTTTAAGCCATCGGATAAGTTGGCCAAACCCTATTGCGCATTTCTGATGAATGTAGTCGCTGCAGATACCGATGAAGAGGCTGCTCATCTATTTACTACTTTGCAGCAAAACGTTATTCGTATGCGCCGCAATACTCGCGGGCAGTTACCACCCCCAATAGAAAACTTAGATGACTTTTGTGAGTCGCATGAAAAAATGACTGCGACTCATGCTTTGCGCTGTTCTGCCGTTGGATCTTTAGAGACCGTAAGAAAAGAGATGCAGTATTGGCTCGATCAGACCGGCGCAAATGAAATCATCATTACGGGTCAAATTCATGACCATCAAGCTCGCCTCAAGTCCTTTGAGATTGCTGCTGAAGCAGCTAAAGGCTTGCGTTTTAGTTCTGTAGCCTAA
- a CDS encoding putative toxin-antitoxin system toxin component, PIN family — protein MRSVVLDTNILLDIFVFNDERALHLKKALFDKTTHFVASQKTIAEFADVISRPLFKLDEQTQAAILAQWQSIAEQQDDSDLAPAPWTCQDPDDQIFLDLAHQLRPSILISKDNAVLQTASRAASEDIIITSDYNAFRLQN, from the coding sequence ATGAGGTCCGTAGTTTTAGACACCAATATCTTGCTAGATATTTTTGTCTTTAATGACGAAAGAGCCCTTCATTTAAAGAAAGCGCTTTTTGATAAAACAACACACTTCGTAGCTAGCCAGAAAACTATTGCAGAGTTTGCGGATGTCATCTCGCGCCCCCTCTTTAAGCTGGATGAACAAACTCAAGCAGCCATTCTGGCTCAATGGCAATCTATCGCAGAGCAGCAGGATGATTCCGATTTAGCTCCCGCGCCCTGGACATGCCAGGATCCGGATGATCAGATCTTCCTGGATCTAGCCCATCAACTTAGGCCCTCAATACTCATTAGCAAAGATAATGCAGTACTTCAAACCGCCAGCAGAGCGGCCTCAGAGGACATTATTATTACCAGTGATTACAACGCATTTAGGCTACAGAACTAA
- a CDS encoding YaeQ family protein codes for MALRATIHKVDLHVADSDHHYYGSHSLTIAKHPSETEERMMIRIIAFALQAQEELAFTKGLSDTDEPDLWVKDLTDAIKLWIEIGQPDERRILKACGRSDQVIVYCYGGHTSKIWWDGIANKLTRARNLQVISIPAEQAKELNKLVERSMVLHVNIQDGEAYVSSDMGQVTITPEIWRNQQQ; via the coding sequence ATGGCTCTACGCGCAACTATTCATAAAGTCGACCTTCACGTCGCAGACTCTGACCACCACTATTACGGCAGTCACTCACTCACTATTGCCAAGCATCCTTCTGAAACCGAAGAGCGGATGATGATACGCATCATTGCATTTGCTCTGCAAGCACAAGAAGAGTTGGCTTTTACTAAAGGCTTGAGTGATACCGATGAGCCCGACCTTTGGGTTAAAGACCTTACGGATGCCATTAAGTTGTGGATTGAGATAGGTCAGCCAGATGAAAGACGTATTCTCAAAGCCTGTGGTCGATCCGATCAAGTCATCGTCTACTGCTATGGCGGACACACCAGCAAAATCTGGTGGGATGGTATTGCTAATAAATTGACTCGCGCCCGTAATCTTCAGGTGATCTCCATTCCAGCAGAGCAAGCTAAAGAACTGAATAAGCTAGTCGAGCGTAGTATGGTGCTGCATGTGAATATTCAGGATGGGGAAGCATATGTTTCTTCTGATATGGGACAAGTCACTATCACCCCAGAAATCTGGCGCAATCAACAGCAATGA
- a CDS encoding NAD(P)/FAD-dependent oxidoreductase, whose amino-acid sequence MIRITELRLPISHAPEALEEAILRRLNIQAQDLIRFDIFKRSYDARKNVALAFIYTVDLSVKNEEKLLKQFSNDIHIRPSPDMSYHFVANASQVKSESFERPVVIGFGPCGIFAALVLAQMGFKPIVLERGKPVRERTQDTWGLWRKNVLNPESNVQFGEGGAGTFSDGKLWSQIKDPKFYGRKVIAEFIKAGAPEEIHYVAKPHIGTFRLVGVVERMRQEIIELGGEIRFSQKVIGFDIQDDQIAGVKIEGHPDLPANHVVLALGHSARDTFEALHAAGVYMEAKPFSVGFRIEHPQSLIDKARLGPHAGNELIGAADYKLVHHAKNGRAVYSFCMCPGGTVVAATSEPNRVVTNGMSQYSRNERNANAGIVVGITPDDYPGGPLAGIDFQRALESKAYDLGGSTYEAPGQLVGDFLAGKASTAFGSVIPSYKPGVHLTDLADALPPYAIEAIREAIPAFEKQIKGFSMKDAVLTGIETRTSSPLRITRGGNYQSLNIKGLYPAGEGAGYAGGILSAGVDGIKVAEAVALDYLSK is encoded by the coding sequence ATGATCCGTATTACCGAACTTCGCCTACCTATCAGCCATGCCCCCGAGGCATTGGAAGAGGCGATTTTACGGCGCTTAAATATCCAGGCTCAAGACTTGATTCGGTTTGATATTTTTAAGCGCAGCTACGACGCGAGAAAAAACGTGGCTCTGGCCTTTATCTATACCGTAGATCTATCGGTAAAGAACGAAGAAAAATTACTGAAGCAGTTTTCGAACGACATTCATATTCGACCATCACCGGATATGAGTTATCACTTTGTGGCCAACGCATCACAAGTGAAGAGCGAAAGCTTTGAGCGACCTGTTGTGATTGGATTTGGCCCTTGTGGAATTTTTGCTGCCTTGGTGTTGGCGCAGATGGGTTTTAAGCCAATCGTATTAGAACGCGGCAAACCTGTGCGTGAACGCACCCAAGATACCTGGGGCCTTTGGCGTAAGAATGTCCTCAATCCAGAATCCAATGTGCAGTTTGGTGAGGGTGGAGCAGGTACGTTTTCTGATGGCAAGCTCTGGAGTCAAATTAAAGATCCGAAATTTTACGGTCGCAAAGTCATTGCTGAATTTATCAAAGCGGGCGCCCCAGAAGAAATTCATTATGTTGCTAAGCCACATATTGGAACCTTTCGTTTGGTGGGCGTCGTCGAAAGAATGCGTCAAGAAATTATTGAACTTGGTGGAGAGATTCGTTTCTCACAAAAAGTGATTGGCTTTGATATTCAGGATGATCAGATTGCGGGCGTTAAAATTGAAGGACATCCTGATCTGCCTGCCAATCATGTGGTGCTTGCTTTGGGGCATAGCGCTCGCGACACCTTTGAGGCTCTTCATGCGGCGGGCGTGTATATGGAAGCCAAGCCGTTTTCTGTGGGCTTTCGTATTGAGCATCCCCAATCCTTAATTGATAAGGCGCGCTTAGGGCCACATGCTGGTAATGAGTTAATTGGCGCGGCTGATTACAAATTGGTTCACCATGCCAAGAATGGCCGAGCTGTCTATAGCTTCTGTATGTGCCCTGGTGGAACAGTAGTGGCAGCTACTTCTGAACCCAATCGGGTTGTCACCAATGGCATGAGTCAGTATTCGCGTAACGAGCGTAATGCTAATGCAGGCATCGTTGTTGGTATTACCCCGGATGACTATCCTGGCGGCCCCTTGGCTGGTATCGATTTTCAGAGAGCCTTAGAGTCCAAGGCCTATGACTTAGGTGGATCTACCTATGAAGCCCCCGGTCAATTAGTGGGTGACTTCTTGGCTGGTAAAGCCTCTACAGCATTTGGTTCCGTAATTCCATCTTATAAACCTGGCGTGCACCTGACAGATCTTGCTGATGCTTTGCCTCCTTATGCAATTGAAGCAATTCGAGAGGCAATTCCGGCTTTTGAGAAACAGATTAAAGGCTTCTCGATGAAGGATGCAGTGCTGACTGGTATCGAAACGCGTACATCCTCACCATTACGCATTACTCGAGGTGGCAATTATCAGAGCTTAAATATCAAAGGTCTTTACCCTGCGGGCGAGGGGGCTGGCTATGCTGGTGGAATCTTATCGGCAGGGGTTGATGGAATTAAGGTAGCGGAAGCAGTTGCGCTCGACTATCTATCTAAGTAA
- a CDS encoding ATP-binding protein yields MTCKLSPSAPRLILFAGHAGTGKTTLAKKALPLIVEKTGESFFFLDKDTVYGAYSAHVMELTTNNPNDRDSPFYLQNLRDWEYAGLIAIAKENLQLGVNVILVGPFSSEIQSGRMFKPEELGVPSVSSIRIAWIDLDESEAKSRMERRADPRDEYKLQHWDEYTKRRVEPPKHPAIQRFDNLHFDEIQFEKLIDHLIV; encoded by the coding sequence ATGACCTGCAAGCTCAGCCCTAGCGCTCCACGACTTATTCTCTTTGCCGGCCATGCGGGCACCGGTAAAACCACTTTAGCTAAAAAAGCACTACCCCTCATTGTTGAGAAGACTGGGGAAAGCTTTTTCTTTCTAGATAAAGATACGGTGTATGGCGCCTACAGTGCCCATGTCATGGAGCTCACTACCAATAACCCCAATGATCGAGATAGCCCCTTTTATCTTCAGAACTTAAGGGATTGGGAATATGCAGGACTGATTGCCATCGCCAAAGAAAACCTACAGCTCGGGGTGAATGTCATCCTAGTGGGCCCCTTCTCTAGTGAAATCCAAAGTGGTCGAATGTTCAAGCCCGAAGAGCTCGGTGTACCCAGCGTATCGAGCATCAGAATTGCCTGGATTGATTTAGACGAGAGCGAAGCTAAAAGCCGCATGGAGCGGCGTGCAGATCCAAGAGATGAATACAAACTTCAGCATTGGGATGAATACACTAAGCGAAGAGTAGAGCCGCCAAAGCATCCTGCAATACAGCGCTTTGATAATTTACATTTTGATGAAATTCAGTTTGAGAAATTAATCGATCACTTAATTGTTTAA